The following proteins are co-located in the Larus michahellis chromosome 9, bLarMic1.1, whole genome shotgun sequence genome:
- the C9H15orf61 gene encoding uncharacterized protein C15orf61 homolog — MRALRRLHEAAVGLLLWRGSAAAPRPAASEVLSQHLRQRGLPHWTSYCVKYSAVRNDQFGLSHFNWRVNGANYHILRTGCFPFIKYHCSRAAPQDLALQNAAFTALKVLNAGIPTLLYGIGSWFFVSVTETVHTSHGPVTIYFLNKEDEGAMY, encoded by the exons ATGCGGGCGCTGAGGCGGCTGCACGAGGCGGCggtggggctgctgctgtggcggggctcggcggcggcgccccgtcccgccgcctcGGAGGTGCTGAGCCAGCACCTGCGGCAGCGCGGCCTGCCCCACTGGACCTCCTACTGCGTCAAGTACAGCGCTGTGCGCAACGACCAGTTCGGCCTCTCCCACTTCAACTGGCGGGTGAACGGCGCCAACTACCACATCCTGCGCACCGGCTGCTTCCCCTTCATCAAGTATCACTGCTCCCGCGCCGCCCCGCAGGACCTGGCGCTGCAGAACGCCGCCTTCACCGCCCTCAAGGTCCTCAACGCCG gCATCCCAACTTTACTATATGGAATTGGCTCCTGGTTCTTTGTCAGTGTCACAGAGACTGTTCATACGAGTCATGGCCCAGttactatttattttctaaataaagaaGATGAAGGCGCAATGTACTGA